The Candidatus Poribacteria bacterium genome includes the window GCCCGAACCTCTTTGACGAGTTGGTGTGCCAATGTCGCATCAACACCGAAACTCATACCACCACAGTCTAAGTTCGGACAGGAAATATTGAGTTCTATACCCGCAACACCATCTGCGCTGTTTAGTTTTTCGGTTACGATGAGGTATTCCTCGACTGTTTTCCCGCAGACGTTGACAATCACCGGCACGTCAAAATCGCGCAGATAGGGGAGTTTCTCCGAAATGAAGCCATCTACACCGACGTTTTGGAGTCCGATTGCATTCAGCATGCCGGACGGGGTTTCCATGATGCGTTGCATCGGATTGCCGGGCCACGGCACACTCGTAACGCCTTTAACAACCACTGCACCGAGTTGGTTCAGATCCACGAAATCGACGTATTCACTGCCGTAGCCGAAGGTGCCAGATGCAGTCATGACAGGATTTCGCATCTGAATCCCGCCGATATTCACGTTGAGTGATAAATCCATTGTGTCCATTTTAGCGAAAATAGTCGAGAGCAACAGAGCAAAACAATAAAATGCCAACTATAACAACCAATCCCCAAGATGTCGGTATTCGTCGTTGGGACAGTTGAGATGGTAATCTGTCTTTAAAGAAGGTTGAAAGGGCTACAACAGATAACAGGATAAAAGTTACGACTGCGTCGATGATATTTGCCCAGCCGGTGATAGTTCCCGAAAGAACACGGTCCACTGTCAAACCTATCCCACATATTCCCGCGATGATACCGACAACATGGTGCCGTTTCATAGAAAATGCTCCTACGGACGATATGATTTTGAAGTGTGTTAAAGATTCACCCTTTCAGTCCAAGAAGTGTAACACCAATATACTTCGGAAGTCAAGTAATTTTTCGCACGCTTTTAGCAACGCATGTTACCAACTCAGATAGACGACGCGAAAGTCGAAAATTAGTCCCAGAATGCTAATGATGGATGCAACGATTACATCTCCAATAACCAGACCGATGAAAAAGGGGATAGAACGCCTATACAACCGAACACCACCCGTTGAAAGCAAAATCCGTTTCACAATCCAGCTGATTAAGAGTGGAAACCAGAGTCCAGTAAAGGTCCACCAACTCGAGACGACGTAACCGACGGGGTGTAGGGGCCACTGAACGAATCGCCATCGCAAGAGCAAAAGGCTGACGGCGAAAGCGAATCCGCCGCTGGTATAGAGCATACCGCTAATACTCGTTTCGGTGGGATTGTAGAGCCATCCCGCGAGCCTGTTGAAAGCAGCGCGGGCATACCACGAGCGTGCTTGTTCTAAGCCGACTTCGTAGGAGAGGTGTAGATGTCCCCAAGCGGCGGAGAGTGCGCCTACAAAAATGGCGATCGCTAATACCCACAGCAGTTGTGTCGGGTTGAAACGGGTTTGATGTGCGAGTTTTAATCCCTCCAATTGGTGCGGCATCGGGTGCGCGCGATAGGAGAGGTGATTCAGCCAGAAAAAGAGCGACATCACCGAAAGATTCCGGTTCCCGATGCGTCGTGTACCCAATGCATCTGTCAAGAGCAGATCTGGACCGGCGTTGTAGAGATCGTGCGCGGGCGGTCCGAGTTCGGCACGAATCCGGGTGATTGTTATGGACATCGCGAAATAGAGCGCGAAAAATAGACCCGCAAACCAGAGCGACATCCCTGCCTTGAGACAGAACGCCATAATCAAAATAAATCCGACAACCACCCCGATTCCCGCTGTCCTGTAGCGTAACGCTTCACCTTCGTCGTGTAGAGGTGGGGTTCCCCCGCCCCTACTGAAAATCGTTTGCAACACGACCTTGACGTGTGCGCGTCCCATCCATAATGTCCAGAGGAAGAGGGCTATCCATACACCTCGGATTTGCGCCATTTCCCTCGGAAATCCAATGGCTCCGCGCCAGCCGAACATTTCACCGACGATCCGTTGGAAGTGCCAAAATAGGTGAAAGAACCAGCAGGAGAACCCTAAATCCAGCGGAATCAGGAAACCTACGCCAATCGCAAACGGAAAAAAACTGATACGGAAACCCGGATTGTTCATCGCGCTCCACGGCTTATCGGGGAGTCGGAATCCGCGATACAACGGAATTGTAGGGAAAACTGGATCGATTTGGTGTAAACTATAGAGTAGGTTCAGGACAGCCGCGATGCTTAAGCCGACAACCATCATCCGTTTATTGAAAAATAGATGAGACGTTGTTCGCAGGGAGTTTCCTACATTTGAAGCTGCGCGTGTGATTTCGTAAGGAAGTTGCGCGATCGGGTAGGTGAGCCGTTCATGTTCCTGCCACTGCTTGCGTAAAAGCACGTTGAGACAGAGCATTGTCATTCCGATGACGAGGCAGAAGCCCACCCATATCAGTGTTGGCAGCAGCCATGCCTGCATGTTTGTCTGAAGATAGAATGTGGATTCGCCTTTGTAGAAGCCTTGCAGTACCTCCTGTTTTCCGACGACAAGCCATTCGGGGAGATGTTGATGGAAAAGTTGTGCCCATTCGTTTTCGGTCGTTGCGTACCAAAAACCGTTACCCATTAACGGCACCAAGACCTGTAGCATATCGCGACCTGCGAAAACGGAGGCTTGGCACAGCATCGCATAGATGGTTAACAATTCGCTCTGCGTAAACGCCAGTGTGGGGCGTAAACGGCGCAGGACCGCGCTGAATCCGATCAGGACGAGTAACGTGAATAGAACATTAAACAGTAATGCCAAACTCGTAGGTCGGTTGGAATCCCAGATATAACTCAGATGTAGAACCCAGTAACTATTAAAGGGGATGAGGAGGATACCGATCAGCGTTGCACGTAGCGTAATAGGACTTTTTGAAGGGTGTTTCATGTTTTTAATTTACCTTGCGGTTAGACAAGGTGGATTAGGACTTTGACGTTTTTTCCGAGCAGCCGCCCTCCACTACGTTGCGGGCTACGTGCTTTGGTGATTTCATATTTTACCTTTCCTTGTGGTTCGTATAGGTGGGTTTTTCGAGTAAGGGTTAAGCCGAATGATGTGTAAATTTAGGAGGGTATGTGCGGATAAAATATTTAAAAAGCCGAACAAGTTCCTTAATTAAAATCAATGTGCCCAAAAACCTGCCTGAAACGAAGCGGCAAGCAACCAAGGAGCCGATAAATTAAAAGATGATAGTAGTATTTACGCTCGTTGTTATAGTTATGATATGTGGCGGTATGTTGCTTGCACGACTGGCAACGGTTACCAAATCCAAGAAGTCGTGGATATGGGGATTTTTGATTCTTATCCTACTTATCTGCGTTCCACTTTTTCTGTTAGGTCTCTGTGTGTGGTTTATCTTCTTCAGTGGCGTATCGTCTGAGAACTTTAGTCCATTTTGATGATACGGAATTCTTGGATCGGTGTGCGCCTCAATTGTCAGTGTCCCTATAAATTAGAGATTTCCTCGGTCTTTTCTTCGGCAGATGTCGGTTCGGCATCCGCTGTTTTGCCAGAGAGGTAGAGAAACCATAGCGTGAGTCCACTTGCAATGAGAATCCACAGTACCCCCCAAACCTCAGTCGGAATGCCTGTGACTTCCGAGAGCATTCGGGCATCCGAACGGAGATTCGATCTGTCCAGAACATCGCTTTTAATGTCAAGAATTGCGTAGAGACAACTCGTCACGCCGATAATACGGAGAATCCAATCGTTGACTGCCTCTGGGAGGTAGAAACCGATTGCCACCAGCGCGATGCCAAAGCCGATGCCGAACAGGTAAGTAAATGTGCTCTCGCCGTAGCCGATGGAGATAGCCACCATACCGGTGCCGATAAGGATACTAATCGCTTTATCTAAACGGGTTCTCGCTGCCAAGAGTAAGATGAGTCCGCCCCATAACAGACTACCAAGATAACCTGCGGTCAACGTCAAAAACCGCGAGCCGCCTTGTGTCAGCGCGTGCCCTCCCTGCTGCGGATTAATCTGAATCTCTACAATACTGCCTCCAGTTGCGATCGCCGCAAGACCGTGGCTCACTTCATGCATAAAGACGACAAAGATTTTGAGGGGATACACAAACGGCGTGTTCCATAAAAACCCGATACCGATGAAAATCAGGAGCAGCGCAATGTAGCGTTGAAAAATTGTTAGCATGTTTTAATTTTACCTTGCGGTTAGATGATGCGGGTAGTTAAAAATGCTTGCTTTTTGCGATGGAATTTGATATAGTATACCATAAGACGTTGAAAATATACAATTCTAAGTATAAGTTATCAGTTCTCGGTTTTCAGTTTTCAGTTAAGAGGTTTCTGCGTAACAATGTACCTCTTTCTGGAGTACTCCAAGCGTGTAGAGCAAAGACAAATTTGGCTCTCCGCGTGTGGGAAACCAAATTTGGGTAGATTGTCCCAGAATAGTCTCTAACCGACAACTGACAACCAACAATGAATAAATAAATGAATACATTCGGTCATCTTTTTCGGATTACGACTTGGGGCGAATCGCACGGCGGGGCTGTCGGCGTTGTCGTTGACGGGTGTCCACCGCAAATCGCCCTGGATATATCGACAATACAATTTGAACTGGATCGGCGGAGACCCGGGCAAAGCCGACTTACAACACCGCGTCAGGAGAGCGATGTCGTTGAAATACTTTCCGGTGTCTTTGAGGGAAAGACGCTCGGAACGCCTATCTCGATGCTGGTGTGGAATAAAGACGCGCGTCCCTCAGCATACGAACATCTGAAAGACCTTTACAGACCTTCGCACGCCGACTTTACGTATCAAGAGAAATACGGTATTCGAAACTGGCAAGGTGGCGGTAGAGCGAGCGCACGGGAAACCATTGGACGCGTCGCGGCAGGGGCAATCGCCAAGCAAGTCTTGCGCGAAGTGTCCGGGACCGAAACACTTGCTTACGTCAAGCAGATTCATACATTGGAAGCCGAAGTGGATGCAGACAGGGTGACGCTTGAAGATATAGAGGCAAGTCCTGTGCGGTGCCCGGACCCGATTGTGGGTCCAAAAATGGTAGAACGCATTGATCAGGCGCGGCGTGATCTTGACTCTCTCGGCGGTATCATTGAATCGGTTGCTCGTAACGTTCCTGTGGGGCTTGGCGAACCGGTATTTGACAAACTCAAAGCGGATTTGGCGAAAGCAATGATGTCTCTCCCCGCAACGATGGGATTCCAGATCGGCTCAGGCTTTGAGGGAACTGCAATGACCGGCTCTGAACACAACGACCCTTTTTATATGGAGAAAGGCGGAGAGACCGACCGAATTCGGACCCGCACGAACAATTCCGGCGGCACACAGGGCGGTATTTCAAATGGCGAAAATATTCTGTTCCAAGTCGCTTTCAAGCCGACAGCGACAATCGGTAAACCGCAACAGACCGTTGATATGCACGGGAATGAGGTGACGTTAGAAGCAAGCGGACGACACGATCCCTGTGTTTTAGTGCGAGCCCCTGCTATTGTCGAAGCGATGGCAGCACTTGTCCTCACGGATCATCTACTCCGCCAGCGCGCTCGGAGGTCACGCGATCTCGATCATCGTGATGGCGTGCCTCCGCAAAGATTCTGATGTAGGGCCAAACAATCATAACGACACACGATGTCGATGAACTGTTTATTTCTACGGTTGTTCGACTGATCCAGCGGCGCGCCTTCCCTAACCTCCGGAATATTATTGCCAAAACCCACTCAGCGGACATCGCTCGCTGGTTTCCGCACCTCCGTGCTGAAGCGAAGGCGACCCTCTTCAAGGTTTTGATTGAGGAAAAACGGATGGGAGAGGTTCTACGGGATCTCAACAGTGCCGATATCGGCGAATTCGTTGAAGAAACGGAGCCATCGGTTGTCGCGAGCATCTTGCACACAGTGCCTGCAGATGATGTAACTATGATCATTACCGCGACCGTTGGCACGCTTATTCCGATGTTCTTCAAACGGATTCGCATTGATCCGGCTATTGCGACAGGACCGTTCGTTACAACTGCTATTGATGTGGTCGGTATTTTCGCTTATTTTTTGCTGGCGAAAATTTTACTCTTCTAATTGGAATGCGACAAATGGAAACCACAAAACCGGAAATTAAAGGAATATCGCCTGATGAAACCTTGGAAGTCTGTGCTCGGCAGATAATCGCCAGTTACTTTCATGAAATGATGTCCTATAAAGAGGGTGCTAAAGTGGGAACTGATATCGAATTTGTCCATGATATGCGCGTCACCTCGCGTCGTTTACGAGCCGCAATGGACAATTTCGCTGACTGCTTTCCAAGGAGGTCTCCGTTCAGAAAACATTACAAAAAGATAAGGGCAATAACCCAAACGATGGGAGCCGTGCGGGATTTGGATGTCCTCATCGTTCGTTTTGAGACCGAATTAACAAATCTGACTACAGTAGAGCAACAAGACCTCCGAGGATTGATCGAATCCCTACGGCGGAAACGGAAGGACGCACGAGAACCGATGCTAACCCTCTTTAAGGAATTGGAAGAAACCAATTTTGAGACCGAGTTTTTGGAATTCTTTGTAGGTCGCCAATCGACTTCACCGAACTGCAAGGTATAATTAAAAAATGGCAAAGGCACATAAGGTCATCGGTGTTGCACCGCTGCGGAGTTATCAGGAGAATGCTCGCATCATTCTCCCACAAAGGCTTGAAGAGGTCTACACGTGGGAGCCGTTCATTCGAGATGAGACGAGGTGTGAAGAACTCCACAATATGCGAATTTCCATTAAACGCCTCCGCTATACCATGGAACTTTTTCGCGTGGCTTACCCAAATGGTGGTCAGCAATCAGCAGTCAGCCGTCGGCGGAATAGCGGCCAGTTTCAGGTGTCCACTGAAAGTCGAGGGCGAAGCGACTTGATTACTTATAACCAGTACGCTGAATTTCTTGCCGTGATCGTTGATTTACAAGAGATACTCGGCGATATTCATGATGCTGATGTCGTTTTAGAGGTTTTAGCGGGTTATACATCTCAATCGGGAAACCAAGGAGGACAGATTGATGTCCCATCGGGTGTCGTTACACTCATTGCTCGGACGAAGGAAACCCGAGAATCGGATTATGAAACGTTTTTAGAGAAGTGGGATCAACTCTCCGCCGCAGGTTTCAAACAGAAGTTGTTATCATTTTTACTATCGTAGAAAAACCAAACACGCAAGCCCGGGACGTAGTGGAGGGCGGATCTGCGCAAGGGCACATCACGTACCAAACCCGCCGCAACGAACCGCAAGGAAAGTTAAAAAATTATGAGTGCTAATGTTATCGGTGTGGATATGGGCGGCACCAAGATTCTGTCCGCTGTCATTGATGCAGAAGGGAATATCTTAGCCACAGCCAAAGTTCCAACAAAGGCGAACAAAGGGGCATCCGAAGTGATTGATCGGATCGCAGGCTCTGTCCAAAAAGCGATTGACAAATCAGGCGTTGCCTCTGATTCAATTCAAGCGATCGGCATTGGTGCTCCGGGACCGCTTGACCCGGCAACAGGCGTTGTCATTTTCGCCCCGAATCTCGGCTGGCGGGATGTTCCACTGAAGACGGAGTTGGAAACACGCACCGGCTTCCCAACTTTTGTTGACAATGATGTGAACGTCGGAACACTCGGTGAATACGTGTTTGGTGCAGGTCAAGGTGTTCAGAACGTCGTTGGGATTTTTGTCGGCACGGGTATTGGCGGTGGCATCATTCTAAACGGTGAATTGTTCCATGGTGCGAGCAAGACAGCTGGTGAAATCGGGCATATCATTGTCAAAGCTGGCGGTCCGCGCTGTGGCTGTGGGACGCGTGGCTGTTTGGAAGCGATCGCCAGCCGCACGGCAATGACGAAGCAATTCCGAAAGGCTATTCTAAAAAAGGGACAGAAAAGCGTTCTCTCCGAACTCACCGGTGGCGACCTGACCGCTATTCGGAGTGGTGTTTTGGCGAAAGCGATCCGCTTAAACGATAAGTTAACCCTCAAAGTTTTCAAAAAAGTAACGAAATACCTTGGAATCGGCATTGGTTCCATTGTGAATTTCTTGAATCCAGAGATGATTGTGCTGGGCGGCGGTGTCGTTGAAGCATTAGACGACACGTTTTTGGACGATATTCGCGCCGCTGCGGAAAAATACGCGCTGCCCAATACGCTGAGCGGGGTTCAGATTGTACCCGCAAAGCTGGGGGATAATTCCGCTATTCTTGGCGCAGCAGCACTGGCACGGCAACGATCCGAAGCGGCGTAGCGAAACTCAGACCCGCGACGGTATCGTTTTACTTTTCTATAGCAAGTTTTGGCTTGCAAGCTGCGCCAAAATCGAGGGAGGGTAAATCCATGTTAGTTGATGATAACAGAGAAGAACACCGGATGATGATTTTCGGCAACGATAGCCGTCTCGTTCAAGAGCGGTTAATCGTGGAAAAAGACGCAAAGCAGGATGGAATCTTGGCGCAGAAGGTTCACGCCGACTCCTATACCGTCACGCTGTATGTGTTGCTGAAGGATTACGGTCTCACGCCGGTATTTCGTATCAAGCCGCGCATCCGCTTCCATCGCTCTAACTACGACAACCTCTCTTCGAGTGCACCCCTACAGTATAGTCTTGATGACATCATCCATTTTGCTGAATTAAAACGCGGTATTGACTTGACGGAAAAGATTGACGATGCCAAACTCGCGGAAATCCTCGGCGATGCACCGGCACTCAAGAAGGTAACAGGTGATCCGGCGTTACATCTCGTCTCACAACGCGACGTGTCTCTCGGGAATCCGCCTTTTAAAACCAAAACTAAGGTTTTTGGAAAGAATGAAGATGAAGGTGTAGAAGAGGGTGGGATTCAGATTGGAACGTTCCTTGATGCGCTGAATCAACCGAAACAGACTGAGCAAATTTTCAAACGTTTTGCCAAGGGAAAAGAATTTGCCCATGATTTGCGCGAAGCGTTAGCACCCTACGAAGATTTTGAATTTCGGTTTGGTCTCTATTCTCGGTATGAACGACGAGATTGTGTATTGGCAGATGGCGATGCGAAAACCAGCGGGAACTACCGTGCGACATTCGACCCGTGGACAGCACTCGGCTATATCCGCACCACTGGCGACGCGCAACAGTTCCAAATTTTAGCACATGAACGCGGCACACGGTGGGAACACAAAGTTATGTTGGATCAGTTAGATGCTCCAACGCTTGAGCGGCTCGCTACGGAGATCCCTGGACTCCGCCGCGAATACCTCATCGGACGCGTTTTGTCGAAAAGCCAGACGGCTCTGACTCGATTAGCCGAGCTTCGCCAATCTCAGTTGAATCTCACAACCGATTTACATACCGGATATACGCTCCAGTTAGAAATACCCGTCACTAAAAAGCGGTTTTCTGTTATAGAACATCGTCGAAAGTTGCGAAGTATTTTTAATGGTGGCGGTGCTTATCGCCTGCATCCACTGAACGACGAGTTTGTTGAACGGCATCATAACATGGCGAAAGGTATCCGAGATGGTATCGTCTGGACGTTAGATTCCGTTGATTTGTTCACAGGGCAACCGCCATTAAAGGACCAGGATGAAGAGTTCCTCATCATCAAAACACCGCATCAGAACAAATTCGTGGTCCGTTCCGCCGAGGAGCTCCGCGAACGTCTCCCTAAAAACGGATTTGAAAAATGTTGGAATGAAGCCGTCGATGTCGGTGGTTATACCATCCTCAGTCGGATGAGTGGGAGGATCTATCTCGTGAGTTACGGACGCAGGAATACCGGCAGCATCCATGAAGGCGACCTTACCCAGGACGAAGTTGTACATTATCTCTCAATTGAATACTTAGGGCTGGAACCTGACCGTATTGGAACTTCGCGTTTTGGGGTGCCGCTCCATGTCCAACAGGGTTTCTTTGAAAGACTTTTCAGCAGGCGACCTCTCCCACCCATCTTTAATCAGTTGATGCAAACCGAGGCACAGGTCATCGCAGAAATGAAAATCCTCGCTCGGCATTGCAAAGAGAAGCTGGAAATTCCGTAAATCTGTAGGTGTTTTTGCTTGGGTGTTTCCCCTTGATTGAACTGCAGGTGAACCCATAGCTGTCAATTTTAGAAAAAATTGCATCGGGACCTCGTAGGTTGGGTTGAACGGATAGTACCCGATTCCACGTTATCCGAATCGCAAGGAAAATTTAAAAAATGGAAAACCGTAGAAAAATTCTTATCACCGGTGCGTCCGGCTATATCGCTGGACGGATGCTCCCCGAATTTCGCCAACGTTATGAACTCGTCCTGTTAGACGTGAAAACCACGAATCGACAGGGCGAGGAGGTAGAAGGCGTTCAAATTGCTGAACTGACCGACCCCAATCGAGACGCGTATCGTCACCATTTTGAAGGTGTTGATGCAGTCGTCCACTGTGCTTTTAAGGGCGGCAGTTTTGAGAATGAACTTGCCAACGTCCAGATGGCATATAACCTTTATCAGACCTGTGTCGAGACCGGTGTCCGACGCGTCGTCGTCTGTAGTTCCAACCACGCTGCCGACTATTACGAACGTCTCATCTGGGCAGATAAGTGGGATGTGGTAACCCCAGAGATGCGACCGCTCTCCGATAACTTCTACGGATGGGCGAAAGAGGCGTATGAGCACCTCGGCTTTGTCTTTGCGACAGGACATGTTGACGGTAAGAAATTACAGAACGTCCAGCTGCGTATCGGTGGGCCGCGCGAGACAGATATGGCGAATTCTTCAGCGGACGATTTGAAGGCGATGCACCGAGGACTTGGCGCGTATTTGAGCATCCGGGATCAGGTCCAACTCTTCGTCAAGAGCATTGAGACAGAGGACATAGAGGACGAAAACGGGATCCCGTTCCAGATTTTCTACGGTATCAGCGACAATTCGCATAAATTTTGGAGTATCGCCAATGCACGGAAGGTGATAGGCTACGCCCCTGAGGACGACAGCCAACTCCGTTTTGCTGACCGGTTGGCAGAATTGTTAGAGCAGGCGAAAAAGACATAGCGCGTAATTTTTCGCGAATGTACCATAGGAAACCGTTAACCTGTGAGGCTTGGACAAACTTGCCAGTTTGCGAGAGATTAACGATCTATCAGATTTAGAG containing:
- the aroC gene encoding chorismate synthase, whose translation is MNTFGHLFRITTWGESHGGAVGVVVDGCPPQIALDISTIQFELDRRRPGQSRLTTPRQESDVVEILSGVFEGKTLGTPISMLVWNKDARPSAYEHLKDLYRPSHADFTYQEKYGIRNWQGGGRASARETIGRVAAGAIAKQVLREVSGTETLAYVKQIHTLEAEVDADRVTLEDIEASPVRCPDPIVGPKMVERIDQARRDLDSLGGIIESVARNVPVGLGEPVFDKLKADLAKAMMSLPATMGFQIGSGFEGTAMTGSEHNDPFYMEKGGETDRIRTRTNNSGGTQGGISNGENILFQVAFKPTATIGKPQQTVDMHGNEVTLEASGRHDPCVLVRAPAIVEAMAALVLTDHLLRQRARRSRDLDHRDGVPPQRF
- a CDS encoding CHAD domain-containing protein, which produces MAKAHKVIGVAPLRSYQENARIILPQRLEEVYTWEPFIRDETRCEELHNMRISIKRLRYTMELFRVAYPNGGQQSAVSRRRNSGQFQVSTESRGRSDLITYNQYAEFLAVIVDLQEILGDIHDADVVLEVLAGYTSQSGNQGGQIDVPSGVVTLIARTKETRESDYETFLEKWDQLSAAGFKQKLLSFLLS
- a CDS encoding ROK family protein, whose translation is MSANVIGVDMGGTKILSAVIDAEGNILATAKVPTKANKGASEVIDRIAGSVQKAIDKSGVASDSIQAIGIGAPGPLDPATGVVIFAPNLGWRDVPLKTELETRTGFPTFVDNDVNVGTLGEYVFGAGQGVQNVVGIFVGTGIGGGIILNGELFHGASKTAGEIGHIIVKAGGPRCGCGTRGCLEAIASRTAMTKQFRKAILKKGQKSVLSELTGGDLTAIRSGVLAKAIRLNDKLTLKVFKKVTKYLGIGIGSIVNFLNPEMIVLGGGVVEALDDTFLDDIRAAAEKYALPNTLSGVQIVPAKLGDNSAILGAAALARQRSEAA
- a CDS encoding magnesium transporter encodes the protein MGEVLRDLNSADIGEFVEETEPSVVASILHTVPADDVTMIITATVGTLIPMFFKRIRIDPAIATGPFVTTAIDVVGIFAYFLLAKILLF
- a CDS encoding NAD(P)-dependent oxidoreductase, which produces MENRRKILITGASGYIAGRMLPEFRQRYELVLLDVKTTNRQGEEVEGVQIAELTDPNRDAYRHHFEGVDAVVHCAFKGGSFENELANVQMAYNLYQTCVETGVRRVVVCSSNHAADYYERLIWADKWDVVTPEMRPLSDNFYGWAKEAYEHLGFVFATGHVDGKKLQNVQLRIGGPRETDMANSSADDLKAMHRGLGAYLSIRDQVQLFVKSIETEDIEDENGIPFQIFYGISDNSHKFWSIANARKVIGYAPEDDSQLRFADRLAELLEQAKKT
- a CDS encoding M50 family metallopeptidase — translated: MLTIFQRYIALLLIFIGIGFLWNTPFVYPLKIFVVFMHEVSHGLAAIATGGSIVEIQINPQQGGHALTQGGSRFLTLTAGYLGSLLWGGLILLLAARTRLDKAISILIGTGMVAISIGYGESTFTYLFGIGFGIALVAIGFYLPEAVNDWILRIIGVTSCLYAILDIKSDVLDRSNLRSDARMLSEVTGIPTEVWGVLWILIASGLTLWFLYLSGKTADAEPTSAEEKTEEISNL
- a CDS encoding CHAD domain-containing protein; its protein translation is METTKPEIKGISPDETLEVCARQIIASYFHEMMSYKEGAKVGTDIEFVHDMRVTSRRLRAAMDNFADCFPRRSPFRKHYKKIRAITQTMGAVRDLDVLIVRFETELTNLTTVEQQDLRGLIESLRRKRKDAREPMLTLFKELEETNFETEFLEFFVGRQSTSPNCKV
- a CDS encoding dihydroorotate dehydrogenase; this translates as MDLSLNVNIGGIQMRNPVMTASGTFGYGSEYVDFVDLNQLGAVVVKGVTSVPWPGNPMQRIMETPSGMLNAIGLQNVGVDGFISEKLPYLRDFDVPVIVNVCGKTVEEYLIVTEKLNSADGVAGIELNISCPNLDCGGMSFGVDATLAHQLVKEVRAKTDLSILVKLSPNVTDITVIARAVEDAGANALSAINTLLGMAINAETRRPELANVTGGLSGPAIKPVALRLVWEVYKSVSIPIVGMGGIMTATDAVEFFIAGSSAVAVGTANFVNPQASMEVVKGIHTYLKQANMKSVKELVGSLKVSLNLP